A region of the Selenomonadales bacterium genome:
TCGTCAGTATCTGCTTCATCGACATCGGATACAAGTGCAACATGACTGAGGAAGTTTTCGAGATTTTCTTCCATCTCCCACGCCGCAAAATCTTTGGCAACACTCTTGAACTCCTGCAAATTCTCAATACGAGCTTCACCCTGCGGTGTCTTGTCTTTTTCAAGTTCTGCAAGATAACCCGATTCTTCGATGACCTTGCCGATAAGCTGTTCGATCGAGATCATGCTCTGCTCATTCATCCAACAGAATATGAGTTCCGCCAATCGTTCAAGTTCCGCCCGCACCTTCTTCGTCAGACCTTCTACCATATCATGGTTTGCAATGGCATCAAAGAGCGTCATCTCATTCGCCTCAGCATATGCTTCGAGCTTCGCAATGGAAGCATCACCGATCCCGCGTTTCGGTACATTGATGATACGCATCAAGCTGACAGCATCCTGCGGATTATATATTACCCTCAGATACGCAAGAACATCTTTGATCTCTTTGCGTTCATAGAATTTGAGTCCACCGACCATCGTATACGGAATGCCTGTGCGCATCAGACCTTCTTCAAGCGCACGCGACTGTGCATTCGTGCGGTAAAGAATAGCGATATCGCCATACTTCGCATGATAGAGCGTCTTGCATTCCAAGATGCGATCGGCAATATACTGCGCTTCTTCGCGCTCGTTATATCCTGTGAAATAAGTAATCGCCTCACCCGTTGCATTTTCTGTCCACAGCTTCTTCGGCTTACGATTACTGTTATGCTCAATGACAGCATTCGCCGATGCAAGGATGTTTTTTGTCGAGCGATAATTCTGCTCGAGCTTGATAACGACGGCTTCGGGATAATCCTTTTCAAAGTCTAAGATATTACGGATATCCGCACCGCGCCAACCGTAGATGCTCTGATCGATATCACCGACGACACAGAGATTGCGCGAAGCCCCCGACAACAGATGTGCCAAGAGATACTGCGCTCTGTTCGTATCCTGATACTCGTCGATCAATACATAGTGGAATTTTTCTTGATATTTCTCTCGCACTTCTTCATTCGTCGACAAGATATGCACGGCAAAAAGCAAAAGATCGTCAAAATCGAGCGCATTGTTGTTGCGCAGTTTCGCCTCATACAGAGCGAATACTTCGCCGACCTTCTTATCAAAGAACGTGCTTGCCTGTTGCTGGAATGTACGCGAGTCGATAAGTGCATTTTTCGCATTCGAGATGACTGCCTGGATCGTAGACGGCTGATACTGCTTTTCGTCAAGGTTCAATTCTTTGAGGCAAGAACGTACGACCGTCTTACAGTCCGTCGTATCGTAAATGACAAAGTTCGTCTGATATCCCGGAATATGTTCGATCTCCATGCGCAAAAACCGCGCACAGAACGAGTGGAACGTACTGAGCCAGATATCTTTTGCCTGCGGTCCGATGAGCTTTTCGACACGTTCCTTCATCTCGGCCGCCGCTTTATTCGTAAAGGTGATCGCCAGAATATTCCACGGGCGAACACCGTGATAGAGCAAATTTGCAATACGGCACGTCAAGACTTTCGTCTTGCCCGAGCCTGCTCCTGCTACAACGAGAAGCGGTCCGTCCAAGGTTTCTACCGCCCGCCGCTGCTGTTCGTTTAATCCATCCAATATTTCATTCATATCGTTTTGCGTTCCCCTTTATCCAATACTAGAAAATAATAATATTCGGCGAAGCCTACTTCTTTTCCTGTTCCTTCGCGCTGTTTCAACCACCTTTACGGCAAAATTCTCTGTTTTAATTTCAGCCAATCGAACGGTGCTTCTTCACGTTCCGCCATTGATGAATATTTTTCTCGATAAGCACGTTTGTGTCGCACGATATGCCTCAGCAATCTTATGAGCCGTTCGATATCCTCCTCTGTATTACAAAACGAAAGACTGACACGCACCAGCCCGGGGAGCGATACCTCTCGATGCTTGCGATAATAGTCCACCTCATCTTCACTCAGCCCCAACAGCCTAACGACATACGGATGCGCACAGAACATCCCGCTTCTTACTGCGATACCATCCTCATACGACAAGATACGACTGACCATGCGATGGTCTATCCCGTCGAGAGCAAATGATACAAGGCTGACACTATCATCCTCGCCGCCATACAGCTGAATCCCATCGATACCTTTCAATTCCCGCACCAGACTGCGCAGGAGATGTCGTTCCCACTTCGCAAGTTCAGCCCGCCCGACTTCTTCGAGGATACGAATAGCCTCCGTCCATGCCGTAACACCTATCACATTCGGCGTTCCCGCCTCATCCTTATACGGTGATTCATTCCAATCGAGTGAAGTATGTGTCACAAATCGTGCCACACCGCCTCCGACAAGAAACGGTCTTGCCTCTGCCAACACATCCTGCCTGCCGATCAGCGCACCACAACCAAACGGCGCGTACATCTTATGTGCCGAAAACGCAAGAAAGTCAACCGCTTCTTCCGATGACCGCCCCATCATATCAACACGTATATGCGGCGTTATCTGCGCTCCGTCAACGACCAACATCGCACCATGACGATGCGCGATACGTGCCATCTTGCCGAGCGGATTCGTATATCCTGTCACATTCGATGCGCCTGTCACGCAGACGACCTTCACCCGCCCGCCGTATCGCATAAGCATCGCCTCCAGCGTATCGCATGACAATCTGCCCTTCTCATCAACAGGAACGACATCCACCTGCCCAACCACACGCCACGGCAAATAGTTTGCCAGATGCTCCATCTCCGTAACCAAGATAACATCATGTTCTCTGTCCAAACGCGCTCCAAAGATATGCGCCAGCAGATTGAGCGATTCCGTCGTATGCTTCGTATAGATAAGCGTATATGTCTTCGTATCGGCACCGACAAAGCGCATCAACTGTGCACGCCCTCGTTCATACACATCGGACGATACCATCGACTTATATCCAAGTCCTCGATGAACAGAAGAATACACCTCCGAAAAATGAAAAAT
Encoded here:
- a CDS encoding aminotransferase class V-fold PLP-dependent enzyme; translation: MGYQNDWKKLVVGTDCFVPPIGGKRVAVVNFDHAATTSPLHGVMERIFHFSEVYSSVHRGLGYKSMVSSDVYERGRAQLMRFVGADTKTYTLIYTKHTTESLNLLAHIFGARLDREHDVILVTEMEHLANYLPWRVVGQVDVVPVDEKGRLSCDTLEAMLMRYGGRVKVVCVTGASNVTGYTNPLGKMARIAHRHGAMLVVDGAQITPHIRVDMMGRSSEEAVDFLAFSAHKMYAPFGCGALIGRQDVLAEARPFLVGGGVARFVTHTSLDWNESPYKDEAGTPNVIGVTAWTEAIRILEEVGRAELAKWERHLLRSLVRELKGIDGIQLYGGEDDSVSLVSFALDGIDHRMVSRILSYEDGIAVRSGMFCAHPYVVRLLGLSEDEVDYYRKHREVSLPGLVRVSLSFCNTEEDIERLIRLLRHIVRHKRAYREKYSSMAEREEAPFDWLKLKQRILP
- the pcrA gene encoding DNA helicase PcrA — encoded protein: MNEILDGLNEQQRRAVETLDGPLLVVAGAGSGKTKVLTCRIANLLYHGVRPWNILAITFTNKAAAEMKERVEKLIGPQAKDIWLSTFHSFCARFLRMEIEHIPGYQTNFVIYDTTDCKTVVRSCLKELNLDEKQYQPSTIQAVISNAKNALIDSRTFQQQASTFFDKKVGEVFALYEAKLRNNNALDFDDLLLFAVHILSTNEEVREKYQEKFHYVLIDEYQDTNRAQYLLAHLLSGASRNLCVVGDIDQSIYGWRGADIRNILDFEKDYPEAVVIKLEQNYRSTKNILASANAVIEHNSNRKPKKLWTENATGEAITYFTGYNEREEAQYIADRILECKTLYHAKYGDIAILYRTNAQSRALEEGLMRTGIPYTMVGGLKFYERKEIKDVLAYLRVIYNPQDAVSLMRIINVPKRGIGDASIAKLEAYAEANEMTLFDAIANHDMVEGLTKKVRAELERLAELIFCWMNEQSMISIEQLIGKVIEESGYLAELEKDKTPQGEARIENLQEFKSVAKDFAAWEMEENLENFLSHVALVSDVDEADTDDVNKVTLMTLHTAKGLEYPIVFLAGMEEGIFPHARTLADEAEIEEERRICYVGITRARRKLYVTNAKMRLLFGRTVSYPPSRFLTEIPQNLLQKAVSKSVNKYEIRETSASKMMSSQPRGSNLMPKAKTKPMGTVGANSSAVEWRVGNKVEHEKWGIGTIVAAKGEVGDQELKVAFPGQGIKLLLAKYAPLKRA